CGCGACGGCAACGACGATTACATGCAGCCCGGCAACCTGTTCCGCGTGATGCCCAGGGATGCGCAGCAACGCTTGATTCAGAACATCGTCAAAGCAATGTCGACCGTCGATCGCTACATCCAGGAACGCATGGTGCAGCATTTTTATAAGGCCGACCCCGCTTACGGCGGCGGTATTGCCGTGGGTCTGGGCATCGATCTGCAAAAACTCGCTGCGTAATTACCGAGACGTTCCACATGGTGTGGTAAAAACGGTTAGCCATTCGGCTAGCCGTTTTTTTGGTATCGCGAACCGTTTTGAGCATCGCGAAGCGTTTCTTTGCATCGCGGGCTGAATGCCGCCGCGACCTGAATTGGCCCTCAGTCGGCCGAGTCGGCCATCACGGAAAAGCCGGTATGGTCGGTTCGACGCCGCCGGATACGGCTTCCGGATGACGTTTTTCGACCAGATCCCGCGTCACCGCGACTTGGTACAGCGGCACGTCGACCATCATCAGCACCTGGCCGCGTTCGATCGCGGCTGCGAACGATTTCAGCCGCGAATTCGGAATCGCGCTGGCAACCATGCTGGACACCCAGGTTCCAAAAAGCGCGCCGACAATCGCGGCCAGCAACAAGGCGCCGAGTTGCAAATGCACGCCTTCCGGCGGAAACAGCAAGACCAGTGCACCGCCGATAACGCCGGAAATCGCACCGATCGCCAGACCCATCTCCGCGCCGTGAATGACGTCGGTTTTTTGCAATACATTGGCTTCCGGCAGATCGCCCAACGCAATATCGGGCTTGGCGAGAAAGTGCACGCGCCGTTCCTCGATGCGCGCGAGCAGTAAATCGTTCAGCATCTGGTTCGCGCTTTCCGTATTCGGCAACAGAAAATAAAGTCGTCGTCTCATGATGCCCTCCTTTCGAGGGCCCGAAATGACTAGGGTTAGGTCGGCCCTCGAGTCCGGTTTAGTCCAATGACGCGGGCAAGTCAAGATGTCCGGAAGGAAAAAGCCGAACTCCGCGGGCATGGCTGCCTCGGGCCTCGTGTCATCCGCAAGTAAGTTGCCTAATTCGCCGTTCGCCCCCCGACTAAAGCATTCGAGGGCAGGCTCTGAGCCTGTCGAAAGGCCACCGTCGTTCATGGTTCGACGGGGCTCAGCACGAACGGTGGAAAATAAACAAATTATTCGCGAGACACAACAAAAGCGTCGGCGCCGCAACCAGAGGGCCGGTCAGATTTGAACGATCAACCGCCGCTTTGTTACAATCGGACAGAAGCTGGCCAGACAGTCGCTGTGCGGTTCGCCGCATAGAGGAAAGTCCGGGCTCCAGAGAGCAAGGATGCCGGCTAACGGCCGGACGCCGCGAGGCGATGGAAAGTGCCACAGAAAAGAAGGACTTCAGAGAAGACTAACCCGCGCAAGCAGGTTATGTCGGAACTAAAGTCCTTTAAGAAGGGCGGGCGACCGCTTTTCTTATACCGCCGATGGCTACGCTGACTTTGCAGCCGCGAGGCCGCAAAGTCGCGCTCGCGTAAAGCGGGCAGGGCGAAGATCAGGCAAGGGTGAAAAGGTGACAGGCGGATTTTCGCCTGATGGTGACCGCAAAGCGGGTGCCATGGTAAGAGCTCACCGCGTTGCTGGTAACAGCGACGGCAGGGCAAACCCCATCCGGAGCAAGGCCAAATAGGGAAGCGACAGCGTGGCTCGCGCTGCTTCCGGGTAGGCTGCTAGAGCGCGCCGGTAACGGCGCCCCCAGAGAAATGACTGTCATGGGGATTCGTCCCTAACAGAACCCGGCTTATCGGCCAGCTTCTCCTCCTTTGATTATCCGCAGCAACCCCTGTTGCGCGCTTTTCACACCTCCAACGCCGCGCGCAAGCCTCCGTATCAATGCAGACCGAGGTTCCCACTTCGCTTCGATTCCTCTCCTATCACTTTAAATATTAAGCATTAATCAAAGCCCGAGCGGCGCTCAAAGCAGCTTCAGAAGCATTCCCTAAGTCTTTGTCGTACCAAGCGAAATTTTCGCTGTTCCGCTTGACCACCCCATATGATTTAACTATAGTGGGATCAGGTGGTGCAAAGTGGTAAAAAGTGGGAATACGTCCAGGGGGGACAATGTTTCACGGTCTCGCGCATCTCAATCTCGATAGCAAAGCGAGGCTCGCCATACCTGCGGAGTACCGCGATGCGTTGATCGTGCAATGCGAAGGACGCCTCGTGTTGACCGCCGACCCCAGTCGCTGCGTGCTGGTTTATCCGGAACCCGAGTGGAAACCGGTTCACCAGAAGATCATGGCTTTGTCCGGCCTCCATCCTGTCGTCCGCAGTCTGCAGCGGCTTGTCGGCGGCTATGCAAAAAGCGTTGTTATGGATGCCGCCGGCCGCATTCTAGTGCCGCCGGGGCTGCGCGAATTCGCCAAGCTCGATAAACGCGTCATCATGGTCGGGCAAGGCAACAAGTTCGAATTGTGGGATGCGGAAAGCTGGGCCTCGCAATGCGAACTGGCGCTTGCCCTGAATACCGGGCAAATGCCTGCGGAGCTCGAAGGCTTTTCATTATGAGCGCGCCAAGCGGCGCTGCCGGCAAGCTCGCGCCGGGAACTCATCTCCCCGCCTTGCTGGCCGAGGCGATCGAAGCCTTGCAGGTACATCCGGACGGCATCTACGTCGATTGCACGTTTGGCCGCGGCGGCCACAGCCGGGCAATTCTGCAAAAACTCGGCAGCACGGGGCGCGTCATCGCAATGGATAGTGATGCCGAGGCCATCGCGGCCGCCACCGCCTTCGCCGACGCGCGTCTCACCGTCCTGCACACCGGTTACAGCAACATGACTTCCGCGCTGCAGCGCCGCGGCGTCGAGCACGTCAACGGCATTCTGCTCGACCTCGGCGTATCGTCGCCGCAACTCGACACCGCCGGACGCGGCTTCAGTTTCAGCCTCGACGGCCCGCTTGATATGCGTATGGATCAAAGCCGCGGCGAAACTGCGGCCGAGTGGCTGGCCGTCGCGGACGAATCCGAAATCAGCACCGTACTCAAAACGTTCGGCGAAGAACGCTATGCCAAACGCATCGCTCGCAAAATCGTAGAAGCGCGCGCAGTGCAGCCGATCGCGACAACCGGGGAGTTGGCCGATCTTGTGGCAAAAGCCGTGCCGACGCGCGAACCGCATCATCATCCGGCAACGCGCACCTTCCAGGCGATCCGCATTTATCTGAACCGCGAACTCGAAGAACTGAGCGCCGTGCTGCCGCAGTGCATCGCCATGCTGATGGCATTGGGGCGGCTGGTCGTGATCAGCTTTCACTCACTCGAAGATCGCATCGTCAAACGCTTCATGCGCGACAACGCGCGCGGCGAAGTGATGCCTAGCCGGCTGCCATTGCGCGCTGCCGAGTTGCCGAAACCCAGGCTGCGCGTGATCGGCAAGGCGATACGCGCTTCGGCGGCCGAGCTCGCCATGAATCCGCGCTCGCGCAGCGCCACCCTGCGCGTCGCTGAACGCCTCATCTGACATGGCCAAATTCAATATCTTTCTGCTGATCGTTTGCATCGGCTGCGCGATTGGCGTCGTCACGTCGCAGCACCGCGCACGGACCCTGTATACGGAATTGCAAGAAGAACAGGATCGCTCTCGCCAGTTCGACGTCGAGTGGGGCCAGTTGCAACTCGAGCAAAGCACGTGGGCGACGCACGCGCGCATCGAAAAAATCGCGGTCGAGAAACTGCGGATGCAGGCCCCGCAGCACGCTCCGCAGGCTGGGCGGTTGCAGATGGCGCCGGGGCGAAGCGAAACGCGATGAAGCCTCCTGCCAATCCCGCGATGTCGGCAGTTTCCCTGCGCTTGCCCATCGGCCGCTCACACTTTTTGTTTGCGTTGATCGGTTTCTGGTTCGCGGCGCTTTTGCTGCGCGCGCTTTATCTGCAGGGTTTGCAGAACGATTTCCTGCAGCAGAAAGGCGAATCGCGTTACGCGCGCGTGCTCAGCATCAGCGCCCATCGCGGCGTCATCTCCGATCGCAATAACGAGCTGCTCGCAATCAGCACGCCGCTCGAATCGATCTGGGTGAGCCCGGCTGAAGTGCGTTTGAGCGCTGCTGATCGCAGCCGGCTCGTCAAGCTGCTCGGGCTCGACAGTATCGAAATCAATCGCCGACTCGCCGACACCAGCCGCGAATTTCTGTATCTGAAGCGCCATGTTTCGCCGGAGCGGGCGGCCACAATTGCCGCGCTGAAAATCCCCGGCGTTTTTTCGCAGCGCGAATACAAACGCTTCTATCCGGCTGGCGAAGAACTCGCGCACGTGATCGGTTTCACCGGCATGGACGACAACGGGCAGGAAGGACTGGAACTCGCTTATCAGGACAGCCTGGCCGGCAAGCCCGGCAGCCGGCAGGTGATCAAGGACCGCCGCGGCCACATTATCGAACAGGTCGGAAGCCAGCGTGCGCCGGTCAATGGCGAGGATCTTGCCCTGTCGATCGATCGCAGAATTCAGTACCTCGCGCACCGCGAACTCAAGGCAGCGGTCGCCGCCAATCACGCCAGGGCTGGCGCTGCGATCGTGCTCGATGTCAAGACCGGTGAAGTGCTGGCGATGGCCAACGTGCCGACCTACAACCCGAATAATCGCGGCAAGCTCGACCGCGATCGCACGCGCAATCGCGCGATTACCGATCTGTTCGAGCCGGGTTCGACCTTGAAGCCGTTTACCGTTGCCGCAGTGCTCGAAGCCGGCGCATTCAACGCCGACAGCGTGATCGATGTAGCGCCCGGCTGGTTGCGCATCGGCCGCGCAACGATACGCGATGCGCATCGCCACGACGCGCTGACTGTTGCCCAGGTGATCCAGAAATCGTCGAACGTCGGCTCGGTCAAGCTCGCGCTGTCTTTGCCGCCGCAGGCGCTGTGGGATATTTTTCACGACGTCGGATTCGGCGTTCCGCCGAGTTCCGGCTTTCCCGGCGAAGCGGCCGGCAAGCTGCGCGCGCACAAAAGCTGGAAGCCGATCGAGCACGCGACCATGTCCTACGGCCACGGCATTTCGGTCAGCCTGCTGCAACTGGCGCGCGCCTATACGGTGTTCGCCGCCGATGGCCGGTTGAAGCCGGTTTCATTGATCAAGCTCGATGCGAAGAGCGGCCCGGTCGAGGGCAGGCGGGTGCTGTCGCCGGAAACCGCGAAAGCCGTGCGTGAAATGCTGGAGACCGTCGTGCAGCCCGGCGGCACCGCGCTGAAAGCCCAGATCATGGGCTATCGCGTTGCCGGCAAAACCGGAACCGCGCACAAAGCCGAGAACGGCAGTTACGCCGCCCGCCGCTATATCTCTTCGTTCGTCGGCTTCGCGCCTGCTTCCGACCCGCGGCTGGTGGTCGCCGTGATGATCGATGAGCCTAATGCCGGCCAGCATTTTGGCGGCGCGGTCGCCGCTCCGGTATTCAGTTCCGTCATGAGCGGCGCTTTACGCATGTTATCGGTGGCGCCCGATGCGCCGGCTGGATCGGACGCTCAGGACATCCTGCCGCCGGACGACGAAACGATCGCAATCAAGGAAGAAATCTAGCCGGACCGGCAGTGTCGGGGCGGCAAGCAAGGCGGAAATCAGGTTCCTCGCCTAAGCATCGCAACAATCAGCATCGCAACAATCGGGCAACGACGGCGTGAGACGAGAAGGCGAAGGGTGCGGACAGGCGGCTGGCGCGGCTGATGCGACAGATGTGCTGCGGTCGCGCCCGGCGAAAGGTACAACATGACGCCATTCAACCTTCAGCAGATCGATTCCACGATACGCGAGCTTGGCATTGTTCTGCATAGTCTGGCCACGGATAGTCGGCGTGTGCGGCCCAGCGACACGTTTATCGCCTGCCCCGGTGAGATCAGCGACGGCCGCGAATTTATCGGTCAGGCGATTGCAGCCGGCGCCATCGCGGTGCTGTGGGAAAGCGGCGACGGCTTCCTGTGGGATCCGGCCTGGCGCGTGCCGCAGCTTGGCATTGCCGGACTGCGCCGCCATTGCGGCGAAATCGCCGCGCATGTTTACGGCAATCCGTCGCGGCAGATGCGCACGATAGGCGTGACCGGAACCAACGGTAAAACCTCATGCAGCCACTGGATTGCCCAGGCGCTGACTCGGCTTGGCCGCAAAACCGCGGTGATCGGGACCCTGGGCGCCGGCTTTCCCGGCCAGCTACGGGCTGGCACGCATACGACGCCCGATGCCGTCGCCCTGCAAAAACTGCTGGCCGAATACCAGCGGCAGGGCGCCGAATGCGCTGTCATGGAAGCGTCTTCGCACGGCCTTGCCCAGCATCGGCTCAATGGCGTTGCCTTCGACACCGCGCTGTTCACCAATCTGACCCGCGATCACCTCGATTATCACGGCGATATGCAGAGTTATGCCGCGGCCAAGGCCGAGCTGTTCCGTTGGCCGGGTTTGCGTCATGCCGTCATCAATCTCGACGATTACTACGGCGCGGCCATCGCGGCCGAGGTCAACCGCTCCGGCGTCGAATTGCTCGGCTATGGTTTCAATGATGCCGCGCTTACCGCGCGCAATTTGCAGTTGACCGCCCAAGGATTGCGTTTCGATGTCATCAGCCCGTTTGGTGAAGCGCGCCTGCAGAGCTGCGCGCTTGGCCGCTTCAATGCGGCAAATCTGCTCGGCGCGCTCGGTGTGCTGCTCGCCGGCGGCGTCGATCTGCACGACGCCGTCAGCGCCCTGGCCGAAGTCGAGCCGGTCGCGGGCCGCCTGCAAATGCTGGGTGGCGGCGACAGTCCGCTGGTCGTCGTCGACTTTGCCCATACGCCGGATGCGCTCGGCAAGGCGCTCGCGGCATTGCGCGAACTGCTCGACGGCCAACCCGTTATCTGCAGCGAGCAGTCGCACGCGCGCAAGCTGATTTGCGTATTCGGCTGCGGCGGCGACCGCGATCGCGGCAAACGCCCGATCATGGCCGAAGTCGCAACCAGGCTGGCGGACCAGGTCATCGTCACCAGCGACAACCCGCGCTTCGAGAAGCCGCGCGCCATCATCGACGAAATCATGGCCGGCGCCAGCACCGGCGTGGCCCAGGTGTTCGAAGACCGTGCTGTCGCAATCGCCGAAGCGATCCACACCGCGCATTGCGGCGACATCGTGCTGATTGCCGGCAAGGGCCACGAGGAATATCAGGAAATCAATGGCGTGCGCCTGCCGTTCAGCGACGTCGCCGTCGCCCGCCGCGGACTGGGTGGGCGTGAACAGCACACCTGCCATGGTTCCCTATGATGAGTCTGCGCGAAGCTGCGGAGGCGATCGGCGCACCGCGGGGCGCATCACGGCACGGCGCCGATGTCGTGTTCACACGCGTGCATACCGATAGCCGCACGACGCTGCCCGGCGATTTGTTCATCGCTTTGCGCGGCGAGCGTTTCGATGCCGCGCAGTTCCTCGGCGAAGCGCGGAAAAAGGGCGCGGTGGCGGCGCTGATTGGGGAAGGCGGGTCGGAGGTCGGGCAGGCGGAAGACAGCGCCAGCGAATTTCCACTGCTGCTCGTCGACGATGCCCGGCTCGCGCTCGGCAAGCTCGCCGCCTACTGGCGCGGCAAGTTCGCCATACCGCTGGTCGCTTTGACCGGCAGCAACGGCAAGACCACGGTCAAGGAAATGCTGGCTTCCATCCTTCGCTCCGCCGGCCGGACGAATGCGCCGGCCGCGGATTCCGCCGCTGCCGATTCCGTACTCGCGACGCGCGGCAATCTGAACAACGATATCGGCATGCCGCTCACTTTGCTCGGGCTGCGCGCTTCGCAGCGCTACGCGGTGATCGAAATGGGCATGAATCATCCCGGCGAAATTTCTTATCTGAGCCGCCTGGCAAAGCCGGATGTTGCGCTGGTCAACAACGCTGCCGCGGCGCATTTGGAAGGGCTCGGCAGCGTCGAATCCGTGGCGCGCGCCAAAGGCGAAATTTTCGAAGGACTGCAGGATGGCGGTATCGCCGTCATCAACGCCGACGACGTGCATGCGCCGCTCTGGCGCGAGATGGCAGGCTCGCGCCGCACGCTCGATTTCGGCCTCGACGCGAGCGCAGAAATCAGCGCGCGCTACGCACCGAGCGGCGAAGGCAGCGACATCGTCATGCGGACGCCCCGTGGCGAAGTCACGACGCGGATTAGCGTGCCCGGCGCGCATAACGTCAGGAATGCGCTGGCCGCCAGCGCCGCCGCCATTGCCTTGAACATCAATGGTGCAGACATCGCCACCGGATTGCGCGAATTTTCCGGCGTCAAGGGCCGATTGCAGCGCAAACCGGCGCGGCGCGGCGCGATGCTGATCGACGACAGCTACAACGCCAATCCGGCGTCGATGCGCGCAGCCATTGCCGTACTGGCCGCAGCGCCCGGCAAGAAAATTTTCGTGCTCGGCGATATGGGCGAATTGGGCGGCGACGCCGAGGCGATGCATGCGGCGCTCGGTGTCGATGCGCGCGCGGCCGGCATCGACCGCCTGTTCGCGTTGGGCGAACTGAGCCGCGCGGCCGTCGCGCGCTACGGCGCGGGCGCGCAGCATTTCGACGACATCGATGGGCTGGTCGCGGCGCTGGAATGCGAGCTTGCGCCCGGCGCGACCTTGCTGATCAAAGGCTCGCGCTTCATGAGAATGGAGCGCGTGGTCGAGGCGCTGCAGGAGAGCGGAAAATGAGGCGCGATTCGATCGATTTCCTCCTGCCCGAAAGCGCAGCCAGGCCGGATTTCCGTTCAAGGGAGCGCCTCTGATGCTGCTTTCGGTTGCCCAATGGCTGGCCGAAGACATTCGCGCATTCAATGTATTCACCTACATCACGCTGCGCGCCGTGCTTGCGACCTTGACCGCACTGGTGATCTCGTTCGTGGTCGGGCCGACCATGATCCGCAAGCTGACCGCCTACAAGATCGGCCAGGCAGTGCGCGATGACGGCCCGCAGACGCATCTGATCAAAAGCGGCACGCCGACCATGGGCGGCGCGCTGATTCTGGTATCGATCATCATCACGACGCTGTTGTGGGCCGATCTGACAAATCGGCTGGTGTGGGTCGTGCTGCTCGTGCTGATCGGTTTCGGCGCGATCGGTTGGGTCGACGATTACCGCAAGGTCGTGCACCGCAATCCGAAAGGCCTGTCGATGCGCGACAAATATTTCTGGCAATCGGTGATCGGTCTCGGCGCCGCTGCTTACCTGGCGTTCTCGACCTCGCTGCCGGCGCAAACCGAATTCATCGTGCCGTTTTTCAAACAGGTCGCGTATCCGCTCGGCGCCATCGGATTTTTGCTCGTCAGCTATTTGGTTATCGTCGGCACCAGCAACGCGGTCAATCTGACCGACGGCCTCGACGGCCTCGCCATCATGCCGACGGTGATGGTCGGCAGCGCCCTGGGCGTATTCGCCTACGTCGCCGGTCATGCCGTGTTCTCGAAATACCTGGGCTTTCCGTATATTCCCGGCGCCGGCGAACTCACCGTGTTCTGCGCCGCGCTCGCCGGCTCGGGGCTGGCGTTTCTCTGGTTCAACGCCTACCCCGCCGAAGTATTCATGGGCGACGTCGGCGCGTTGGCGCTGGGCGCAGCACTCGGCGTACTGGCGGTGATCGTGCGCCAGGAAATCGTGCTGTTCGTGATGGGCGGCGTGTTCGTCGTCGAAACGCTGTCGGTGGCGCTGCAAATTGCGTCGTTCAAGCTGACCGGCAAACGCATTTTCCGCATGGCGCCGCTGCATCATCACTATGAGCTGAAAGGGTGGAAGGAGAATCAGGTCGTCGTGCGCTTCTGGATCATCACCATGATGCTTGTCCTGGTTGGTTTGTCCACATTGAAATTGCGCTGATCGCCCGAACGTGAATTTCGTCAACAATCTCGCCAACAAAAACGCGCTTGTGCTGGGCCTTGGCGATACCGGCTGGTCGCTGGTGCGCTGGTTGTCGCGGCAAGGCGCGCGGGTTCGCGTTGCCGATACGCGCGCGGAGCCGCCGCGACTCGCCGATTTGCGCCGCGCGTTTCCGGCGATCGACGTAGAGTGTGGTGTGTTCGCGGGAAACAGCTTCGAGGACATCGATCTGATCGCGATCAGCCCAGGCGTACCGATCGATGATGCGCTGATCGGACGAGCGCGCGCGCGCCGGGTTGCGGTGGTCGGCGACATCGAGCTATTCGCGCAAGCCCTGGCGCGATTGCCGCCCCGGCAGAAGCCGAAAATTCTCGCGGTCACAGGTTCCAACGGCAAAACCACCGTGACCGCGATGCTCGGCGCGATGTGCCGCGCTGCCGGCCTCAAAACCGAAGTCGCCGGCAATATCGCGCCGCCGGCGCTCGATGCGCTGATGCGCTGCGAGGACCAAGGCTCGCTGCCGCAGGTATGGGTGCTCGAGCTTTCCAGCTTTCAGCTCGAGACGACGGCGAGCCTGAACGCCGATGCCGCGGTCGTGCTGAACCTCAGCGAAGACCATCTCGATCGCTACGCCGGCATGCGCGCTTACGCCGCCGCCAAGGCGCGAATTTTTCAGGGCAGCGGCATTCAGGTGCTGAACCGCGACGATGACTATGTCGTGGCGATGAAAATCGCCGGCCGCCGGCACATCACCTTCAGCCTCGCCGCGCCGGCCAGCGACGACGAGTTCGGCGTGATCGAGCGCGTGACTGATCGTGTAACTGAGCGCGCCGTCGAACGCGCAGTTGATCCCGCAGCTAATCCTGTTCATACACGCTGGCTGGCAAAAGGCGAGATGCGCCTGCTCGGTCTCGATGAGCTGCGGGTCGCCGGTTTGCACAACGCCGCCAACGCACTCGCCGCGTTCGCGTTGTGCCGCGCGATTGACCTGCCGCTCGCGCCGCTGCAGGAGGCGCTGCGCGAATTCAAAGGGCTGCCGCATCGCGTCGAAAAAGTCGCCGAGATCGCCGGCGTCACTTTTTACGACGACTCGAAAGGAACCAACGTCGGCGCGACCGTGGCTGCGCTGAACGGGCTTGGCCAAGGCGTCGCCGGCGGCGGCCGTATCGTGCTGATCGCCGGCGGCGACGGCAAGGGCCAGGATTTCGCGCCGCTGGCACAACCGGTACACCAGCACGCACGCGCCGTCGTGCTGATCGGCCGCGACCGTGACCGGCTCGCCGCCGCGTTTGCCGCGACCTCCGTCGATTTGCGGCGCGCCGACGATATGCAACAGGCCGTCGAGCTGGCGTTCGAGACGGCGCATTGCGGCGACGCCGTGCTGCTGTCGCCGGCGTGCGCGAGCTTCGACATGTTTCGCGATTATCGCCATCGCGCCGAAGCGTTTTGCGCGGCAGTCGAACATCTGCGCGCAGTGCGATCCGTCGAAAACCGGGAAAAGAAATGCTCAACCCGGCGCTGAAAAGACCTGCTGTCGGCGACTACGACCAGACTCTGGCGTGGATCAGCCTGATCCTGCTCGGCATCGGGCTCGTGATGGTTTATTCGGCGTCGATCGCCATTGCCGAAGCCGGCAGGTTGACGGCGCGGCAGCCGGCTTATTATCTGATCCGGCACACCGCGTATCTCGCGTTCGGACTGTTTTTAGGCCTGCTCGCGTTCCAGTTTCCGATGCGCGTGTGGCAAAAGCTTTCGCCGGCGCTGTTCGTATTCGGCGCGCTGTTGCTGGTCATCGTGCTGATTCCCGGCATCGGCCGCGAAGTGAACGGCAGCCGGCGCTGGCTGCCTTTCGGCCTCGTCAGTTTGCAGCCATCGGAATTCATGAAGCTGTTCGTGGTGATCTACGCCGCCGACTACACGGTGCGCAAAGCCGGCCACATGCACAGCGTGCGCAAAGGTTTTTTGCCGATGCTGGCGGTGATGCTTTTTATAGGCGGCCTGCTGCTGGCCGAGCCGGATTTCGGCGCGTTCGCGGTCATCACGGTGATCGCGATGGGCATCTTATTTCTCGGCGGCATGAACTGGAAGCTTTTTGCCGGATTGATTGCGACGCTCGCGGCAGGGTTCGTCTCGCTGATCGTCAGTTCGCCGTACCGGCTGCAGCGTGTCGTCAATTTCACGGACCCCTGGTCCGATCCCTATGGCAAGGGCTATCAACTGAGCCACGCGCTGATCGCTTTCGGCCGCGGCGAATGGCTGGGCGTCGGCCTCGGCGGCAGCATCGAGAAGCAGTTTTATCTTCCCGAAGCGCATACCGATTTCCTGCTGGCAATCATCGCCGAGGAACTTGGGTTCGCCGGCGTCGCGCTGGTCATCGGCTTATTCGCATGGCTCGTGCTGCGCGCTTTTTCGATTGGGCGGCAAGCCGCGACGCTCGAACGCTATTTTTCATCGCTGGTCGCGCAAGGCATCGGCTTGTGGCTTGGCGTGCAGGCGATCATCAACATGGGCGTCAACATGGGCGTGCTGCCGACCAAAGGCCTGACCCTGCCCTTGCTGAGCTTCGGCGGCAGCGCGATAGCCGCCAACTGCATAGCGCTCGCCGTTTTGCTGCGCATCGATCGCGAGAACCGGCAGTTGAAAAAAGGCTACGCTGCATGAACGCGAGCCGCACCATCATGATCATGGCCGGCGGTACCGGTGGTCACGTGTTTCCGGCGCTGGCCGTCGCCGATTTCCTGCGCGACCTCGGCTGGAGCGTGGTCTGGCTCGGAACAAAGCGCGGCATGGAAGCCGATCTGGTGCCGAAGCGCGGCTATGAGATGGCGTGGGTGAATTTTTCCGGCATACGCGGCAAGGGCGTAAAGCGGCTGCTGACCCTGCCGCTGGAACTCTTGATCGCGTTCTGGCAATCGGCGCGCGCGCTATTCCGCCATCGCCCGCACGTCGTGCTCGGCATGGGCGGCTACGTGACCATACCCGGTGGCATGATGGCGTCATTATTCAACAAGCCGCTGGTCATACACGAACAGAACTCTCTGGCCGGCTCGTCGAACCGGGTGCTGGCCAGGCTGGCGGATCGCGTGCTGATCGCTTTTCCGGATGCGCTCCAAGCGCGCTCGGTCATATGGACCGGCAACCCGGTGCGCGCCGATATCGCGTCGCTGCCGATCCCCGAGCAGCGTTTCCAATCCCGCAACGGACCGCTGCGCATCCTGGTCGTCGGCGGCAGCCTTGGCGCGCAGGCGCTGAACGAAACTGTGCCGCGCGCCATACAAATGATCGCGGCAAGCGCGCGGCCATTCGTTACGCATCAGGCCGGCGCCAAACATTTGCAAACCCTGCGCAACCACTATGCCGACGCGGGCGTAACCGCCGAGGCCGAACTGCGCGCATTTATCGAAGACATGGCCGCGGCCTACGGCAATGCCGATCTGGTTATCTGCCGTGCCGGCGCGCTCACCGTTTCCGAACTCGCGGCGGCCGGCGTCGCCAGCGTCCTCGTGCCGTTTCCATTTGCCGTCGACGATCATCAGACGCACAACGCGCGCTTTCTCGCCGACTGCGGCGCCGCGATTCTGATTCCGCAAGCCGAATTCAATCCGCGCCGGCTGGCCGATCTGCTGCTCGGCCTGACCGATGAAAATTTCACGCGCGAAAAGTTGCTCGACATGGCGCGCCGCGCGCGCCAGTTGGCCAAACCCGATGCGACACGTCTGGTCGCAGAAGCCTGCATGGAGGTAGCAAGATGATAACCCGACCCAGTACGCCGACCGTTGCCCGCATGTTCAAACAG
The sequence above is drawn from the Burkholderiales bacterium genome and encodes:
- a CDS encoding UDP-N-acetylmuramoyl-tripeptide--D-alanyl-D-alanine ligase; the protein is MMSLREAAEAIGAPRGASRHGADVVFTRVHTDSRTTLPGDLFIALRGERFDAAQFLGEARKKGAVAALIGEGGSEVGQAEDSASEFPLLLVDDARLALGKLAAYWRGKFAIPLVALTGSNGKTTVKEMLASILRSAGRTNAPAADSAAADSVLATRGNLNNDIGMPLTLLGLRASQRYAVIEMGMNHPGEISYLSRLAKPDVALVNNAAAAHLEGLGSVESVARAKGEIFEGLQDGGIAVINADDVHAPLWREMAGSRRTLDFGLDASAEISARYAPSGEGSDIVMRTPRGEVTTRISVPGAHNVRNALAASAAAIALNINGADIATGLREFSGVKGRLQRKPARRGAMLIDDSYNANPASMRAAIAVLAAAPGKKIFVLGDMGELGGDAEAMHAALGVDARAAGIDRLFALGELSRAAVARYGAGAQHFDDIDGLVAALECELAPGATLLIKGSRFMRMERVVEALQESGK
- a CDS encoding phospho-N-acetylmuramoyl-pentapeptide-transferase, with protein sequence MLLSVAQWLAEDIRAFNVFTYITLRAVLATLTALVISFVVGPTMIRKLTAYKIGQAVRDDGPQTHLIKSGTPTMGGALILVSIIITTLLWADLTNRLVWVVLLVLIGFGAIGWVDDYRKVVHRNPKGLSMRDKYFWQSVIGLGAAAYLAFSTSLPAQTEFIVPFFKQVAYPLGAIGFLLVSYLVIVGTSNAVNLTDGLDGLAIMPTVMVGSALGVFAYVAGHAVFSKYLGFPYIPGAGELTVFCAALAGSGLAFLWFNAYPAEVFMGDVGALALGAALGVLAVIVRQEIVLFVMGGVFVVETLSVALQIASFKLTGKRIFRMAPLHHHYELKGWKENQVVVRFWIITMMLVLVGLSTLKLR
- a CDS encoding UDP-N-acetylmuramoyl-L-alanine--D-glutamate ligase codes for the protein MNFVNNLANKNALVLGLGDTGWSLVRWLSRQGARVRVADTRAEPPRLADLRRAFPAIDVECGVFAGNSFEDIDLIAISPGVPIDDALIGRARARRVAVVGDIELFAQALARLPPRQKPKILAVTGSNGKTTVTAMLGAMCRAAGLKTEVAGNIAPPALDALMRCEDQGSLPQVWVLELSSFQLETTASLNADAAVVLNLSEDHLDRYAGMRAYAAAKARIFQGSGIQVLNRDDDYVVAMKIAGRRHITFSLAAPASDDEFGVIERVTDRVTERAVERAVDPAANPVHTRWLAKGEMRLLGLDELRVAGLHNAANALAAFALCRAIDLPLAPLQEALREFKGLPHRVEKVAEIAGVTFYDDSKGTNVGATVAALNGLGQGVAGGGRIVLIAGGDGKGQDFAPLAQPVHQHARAVVLIGRDRDRLAAAFAATSVDLRRADDMQQAVELAFETAHCGDAVLLSPACASFDMFRDYRHRAEAFCAAVEHLRAVRSVENREKKCSTRR
- the ftsW gene encoding putative lipid II flippase FtsW, giving the protein MLNPALKRPAVGDYDQTLAWISLILLGIGLVMVYSASIAIAEAGRLTARQPAYYLIRHTAYLAFGLFLGLLAFQFPMRVWQKLSPALFVFGALLLVIVLIPGIGREVNGSRRWLPFGLVSLQPSEFMKLFVVIYAADYTVRKAGHMHSVRKGFLPMLAVMLFIGGLLLAEPDFGAFAVITVIAMGILFLGGMNWKLFAGLIATLAAGFVSLIVSSPYRLQRVVNFTDPWSDPYGKGYQLSHALIAFGRGEWLGVGLGGSIEKQFYLPEAHTDFLLAIIAEELGFAGVALVIGLFAWLVLRAFSIGRQAATLERYFSSLVAQGIGLWLGVQAIINMGVNMGVLPTKGLTLPLLSFGGSAIAANCIALAVLLRIDRENRQLKKGYAA
- the murG gene encoding undecaprenyldiphospho-muramoylpentapeptide beta-N-acetylglucosaminyltransferase, which produces MNASRTIMIMAGGTGGHVFPALAVADFLRDLGWSVVWLGTKRGMEADLVPKRGYEMAWVNFSGIRGKGVKRLLTLPLELLIAFWQSARALFRHRPHVVLGMGGYVTIPGGMMASLFNKPLVIHEQNSLAGSSNRVLARLADRVLIAFPDALQARSVIWTGNPVRADIASLPIPEQRFQSRNGPLRILVVGGSLGAQALNETVPRAIQMIAASARPFVTHQAGAKHLQTLRNHYADAGVTAEAELRAFIEDMAAAYGNADLVICRAGALTVSELAAAGVASVLVPFPFAVDDHQTHNARFLADCGAAILIPQAEFNPRRLADLLLGLTDENFTREKLLDMARRARQLAKPDATRLVAEACMEVAR